In a single window of the Acidimicrobiia bacterium genome:
- a CDS encoding cytochrome c, whose protein sequence is MPAARTTQRSVIAVLAFAVLFGIGAVAGAQEQTVESTTPTESREVNVAGQAVYDSVCFACHQPNGEGSSVFPPLYPNPHVEDAAYVEDVIRNGRTGEIVVNGVTYNSSMPAQNLTDEEIVAVIDYVQNDLGRLPVVVGETAEADAFPWGLVALFTLVSVLAVGIAYVIVTPGAQGFTWARAWWLAIIVFLYFAIGTVWLPDYVINEPTLKSMPDLVKDLAASSAWFVALAVGIYALRLLQKQGRV, encoded by the coding sequence ATGCCGGCAGCGAGGACAACCCAGAGAAGTGTCATCGCGGTTCTGGCGTTTGCCGTGCTCTTCGGCATAGGAGCGGTCGCCGGAGCGCAGGAGCAGACCGTGGAGTCGACGACACCGACTGAATCTCGGGAGGTCAACGTGGCCGGCCAGGCCGTGTATGACTCGGTGTGCTTCGCCTGCCACCAACCGAACGGGGAAGGCTCCAGCGTTTTCCCGCCGTTGTATCCGAATCCTCATGTTGAGGACGCGGCCTACGTCGAGGACGTTATCCGCAACGGCCGGACGGGTGAGATCGTGGTCAATGGTGTCACCTACAACAGCTCCATGCCGGCGCAGAATCTCACGGACGAGGAGATCGTTGCGGTCATCGACTATGTGCAGAACGATCTCGGTCGCCTGCCGGTCGTCGTCGGTGAGACCGCAGAGGCAGATGCGTTCCCGTGGGGGCTGGTCGCGCTCTTCACCCTTGTGTCTGTGCTGGCCGTCGGAATCGCCTACGTCATAGTGACACCGGGTGCGCAGGGATTCACGTGGGCACGGGCCTGGTGGCTGGCCATCATCGTGTTCCTCTATTTCGCGATCGGAACGGTGTGGCTTCCCGACTATGTGATCAACGAACCGACCCTGAAGTCGATGCCGGATCTCGTCAAGGACCTCGCCGCCTCAAGTGCCTGGTTCGTTGCTTTGGCTGTGGGGATCTACGCACTCCGGCTCCTCCAGAAACAGGGGCGGGTCTAG
- a CDS encoding cytochrome c oxidase subunit 2A, with protein sequence MEETTSTEEQLHPKGTLLVLAIFVLVLILLWATVYLILLSRGMTTV encoded by the coding sequence ATGGAAGAGACCACATCCACTGAGGAACAGCTCCATCCGAAAGGAACGTTGCTTGTCCTGGCGATATTCGTTCTCGTTCTGATCTTGCTGTGGGCGACCGTGTATTTGATTCTGCTCTCGAGAGGGATGACGACCGTATGA
- a CDS encoding cytochrome c oxidase subunit II — MTEVPGDGSVQTSLHIDPYERNWMRLTVVLLVVFATAVTIAGFALGFQVPSPEERVDPNTVAIGDGPFAEPGLREYPDGSYDLYIVSQMFSFTPNEVTIPAGSEVTFYVTSVDVQHGFKLQNTNVNMQIVPGQVSKLTMTFDEPGTYDFICTEYCGSAHAQMYGTLTVEK, encoded by the coding sequence ATGACCGAGGTTCCCGGCGACGGCTCAGTCCAGACGTCGCTCCACATCGATCCGTATGAGCGGAACTGGATGCGCCTCACGGTGGTGCTCTTGGTGGTGTTCGCCACAGCCGTCACCATCGCCGGGTTTGCCCTCGGTTTTCAGGTGCCCAGTCCCGAAGAGCGCGTCGACCCGAACACGGTTGCGATTGGAGATGGGCCTTTCGCAGAACCCGGCTTGCGCGAATACCCGGACGGAAGCTACGACCTCTACATCGTCTCGCAAATGTTCTCCTTCACTCCCAACGAGGTGACGATTCCTGCCGGTTCGGAGGTCACCTTCTACGTCACTTCGGTCGACGTCCAGCACGGTTTCAAGCTCCAGAACACCAACGTGAACATGCAGATCGTTCCGGGGCAAGTTTCGAAACTGACGATGACCTTCGACGAACCCGGCACGTACGACTTCATCTGTACCGAGTACTGCGGCAGTGCCCACGCGCAGATGTACGGCACGCTGACCGTCGAGAAGTGA
- a CDS encoding b(o/a)3-type cytochrome-c oxidase subunit 1 — translation MLTTPTYVLTKSEKSFISQHLLFAFIALAIGSLFGPLQAFEFSGVDFYPLLEPVIQSYYQGLTLHGVLNALIFTTFFITGFLTLTTIYGLKRPLKYPLLNRIGFWTMVVGLLMAAVPILLNEASVLYTFYPPLQANVFFYFGLTLVVVGSWLEGYGFIFTWREWRKENPGVRTPLMTFGGLITMVMWQLATLGIAVEILTMLIPWALGWIDGADPQLARTYFWFTGHPLVYFWLLPAYVSWYAMLPKQAGGKLFSDSLARIAFWLFLLLSVPLGFHHQFVDPGVPAGWKYIHAILTYAVFFPSMITAFTVIASLERAGRNRGGKGWLGWIPKLPWNDPSVSAQLLAGILFFFGGIGGITNASYNINLVIHNTAWVSGHFHLTVASASALSFMGISYWLVPYLRGRRLWSRKWAQIQTWLWFVGMLIFSNAMHVLGLLGAPRRTPLGEAPYVPDEWSGHLLRTSIGGAILFVSAYMFIFNIARTWWSKKLLAGPGEEVEIPAAESVHPAQETPAKLDWWTPWLIGTVALILVAYGPQLIEQIGNIDLSSPGFRP, via the coding sequence ATGCTGACCACGCCGACCTACGTACTCACAAAATCCGAGAAGAGCTTCATCTCGCAACACCTGCTGTTCGCGTTCATCGCGCTTGCGATCGGGTCTTTATTCGGCCCCCTCCAGGCGTTCGAATTCAGCGGGGTCGACTTCTATCCGCTCCTCGAGCCGGTGATCCAGTCCTACTACCAGGGACTGACACTCCACGGCGTGCTCAACGCACTGATATTCACGACCTTCTTCATCACCGGTTTTCTCACGCTGACCACGATCTACGGACTCAAGCGTCCGCTCAAATACCCGCTCCTCAACCGGATCGGTTTCTGGACGATGGTCGTGGGTCTCTTGATGGCGGCGGTGCCGATCCTGCTCAACGAAGCCAGTGTTCTCTACACCTTCTATCCGCCCCTCCAAGCCAACGTGTTCTTCTACTTCGGCTTGACCCTGGTGGTGGTCGGCAGCTGGCTTGAAGGCTACGGATTCATCTTCACCTGGCGCGAGTGGCGCAAAGAGAATCCGGGAGTTCGGACGCCGCTAATGACCTTTGGCGGCCTAATCACCATGGTGATGTGGCAACTTGCCACGCTCGGCATTGCAGTTGAAATCTTGACAATGCTCATTCCCTGGGCGTTGGGGTGGATCGACGGAGCCGATCCACAGCTGGCCAGAACTTACTTCTGGTTCACGGGTCATCCACTGGTCTACTTCTGGCTCCTGCCTGCCTACGTGTCGTGGTACGCCATGCTTCCGAAGCAGGCCGGCGGGAAGCTCTTCAGTGATTCTCTGGCGAGGATCGCCTTCTGGTTGTTCCTGCTTCTGTCGGTGCCTCTCGGGTTCCACCATCAGTTCGTCGACCCGGGCGTTCCGGCGGGGTGGAAGTACATCCATGCGATCCTCACCTACGCGGTGTTCTTCCCTTCCATGATCACTGCGTTCACAGTCATCGCTTCGCTCGAACGTGCAGGACGAAATCGAGGCGGCAAGGGGTGGCTCGGCTGGATACCGAAACTCCCGTGGAATGATCCGTCGGTCAGCGCCCAGTTGCTCGCCGGCATTCTGTTCTTCTTCGGAGGCATCGGGGGGATTACCAACGCCTCCTACAACATCAACCTCGTAATCCACAACACGGCCTGGGTCTCCGGGCACTTCCATCTCACCGTGGCCTCGGCCTCCGCATTGTCGTTCATGGGGATCTCCTACTGGCTCGTGCCGTATCTCCGCGGCAGACGGCTGTGGAGTCGCAAATGGGCCCAGATCCAAACGTGGCTCTGGTTCGTTGGGATGCTGATCTTTTCGAATGCGATGCATGTCCTCGGTCTGCTCGGTGCACCGCGACGGACACCGCTGGGTGAGGCGCCGTATGTGCCGGACGAATGGAGCGGCCATCTGCTGCGCACCAGCATCGGCGGCGCCATCCTGTTCGTTTCCGCCTACATGTTCATCTTCAATATCGCCAGGACCTGGTGGTCGAAGAAACTGCTCGCCGGCCCCGGTGAAGAAGTAGAGATCCCGGCGGCGGAATCGGTGCATCCAGCTCAGGAGACGCCGGCGAAGCTCGACTGGTGGACGCCCTGGCTGATCGGCACGGTGGCGCTGATCCTGGTTGCCTACGGTCCACAGTTGATCGAGCAGATCGGCAACATCGATCTGTCGTCTCCGGGGTTCAGGCCCTAA
- a CDS encoding hydrogenase iron-sulfur subunit → MNTERLNELQPAVDWDARQGGVVKRWLNRFESWSLAVERLVGRFVRDQNLNPLYHTGTITVFLLVLLLLTGIYLTLFYQFGFDATYVAVAGIESNPVGRIIRAVHRYASAATLITAVIHAWRTFFMDRFRGARWTAWVTGVASVSLVWLAGVTGYWMIWDVTAGPLNQSLIDLIDWVPGADAFIVNTLTPGFSGSGWVFLVLVITAHVLVSAIIGVMLWYHLRRLNRAHWLPPAHWMWVSGAVLLLAAIAMPVGMLPAMDVTERVGTLDLDLWFLTYLPAALRSPLLVWVAVATVTILGAAIPWLLRRRLPAPVVVDALRCTGCTLCFVDCPYTAITMGRQETGDLLAIVDPRKCVSCGICIGSCPPLAISFDGKPPETGWPLVHPEFREGAEVSYVCERHLQQGARDVSGIVIPVTCVGMIHPDEVEAVLFAGASRVRLIGCPPDDCSNREGNEWAQARLTGQRRPKAHEGLDLDRVEFDWRAPGNSPTVNAPVRFREVVPPPHWKRLLPVSMMIGLLVVGQLMLTFVRVDAFGDDSAVVEVSMKHRVGAAIEGSPAPAGAFGGSGTRLEVLIDGAVALDRSYGGSAVTVFEQVEVTPGWHEVLVVVDDGGLRQMLVFEESRIIEEREIISITVSDALGDADPERGEDLFRAAAIRGGAGCRVCHSVREGDDGVGPSLAGVGARAGDRVPGVPAEEYLRQSILQPDQYIVEGFPSGQMRADAGEDLTDIELADLVAYLLTLR, encoded by the coding sequence ATGAACACCGAGCGTCTCAACGAACTCCAGCCTGCGGTCGACTGGGACGCCCGCCAGGGCGGAGTGGTCAAGCGGTGGCTCAATCGGTTCGAGTCGTGGTCTCTGGCTGTTGAGCGTCTCGTTGGTAGATTCGTTCGTGACCAGAACCTGAATCCGCTTTATCACACCGGCACAATCACGGTCTTCTTGCTGGTGCTGCTCCTCCTGACGGGCATCTATTTGACGCTGTTCTATCAGTTCGGATTCGACGCCACCTACGTGGCCGTGGCGGGCATTGAGAGCAACCCGGTCGGCCGGATCATCCGTGCCGTTCACCGTTATGCCTCCGCAGCCACGCTGATAACGGCCGTTATCCACGCATGGAGAACGTTCTTCATGGATCGATTCCGGGGAGCCCGCTGGACTGCGTGGGTCACCGGCGTGGCCTCTGTGTCGCTTGTTTGGCTGGCGGGCGTCACAGGCTATTGGATGATTTGGGACGTCACCGCCGGCCCATTGAATCAGTCGTTGATCGACCTGATCGATTGGGTTCCCGGCGCGGATGCGTTCATCGTCAACACACTCACCCCTGGATTTTCTGGATCTGGCTGGGTGTTTCTCGTGTTGGTCATCACTGCGCATGTGCTGGTGAGCGCGATCATCGGCGTGATGCTCTGGTATCACCTCCGGCGGCTGAACCGGGCTCACTGGTTGCCACCTGCCCATTGGATGTGGGTATCCGGCGCTGTATTGCTGTTAGCTGCCATTGCGATGCCGGTCGGGATGCTTCCTGCGATGGACGTCACCGAGCGGGTTGGGACGCTCGACCTCGATCTGTGGTTTCTCACCTACCTTCCTGCTGCGTTGCGCAGCCCCCTGTTGGTATGGGTTGCCGTTGCCACGGTGACGATCCTTGGAGCTGCGATCCCCTGGTTGCTGCGGCGCAGGCTGCCGGCCCCGGTGGTGGTGGACGCGCTGCGGTGCACCGGGTGCACGCTCTGTTTCGTCGACTGCCCGTACACGGCGATCACGATGGGCCGGCAGGAAACCGGTGATCTGCTGGCCATCGTCGATCCACGAAAGTGCGTTTCGTGTGGAATCTGTATCGGGAGTTGTCCACCGCTTGCCATCTCTTTTGACGGCAAGCCACCCGAGACCGGTTGGCCTTTGGTTCACCCGGAATTCCGGGAGGGAGCGGAAGTCTCCTATGTATGTGAGCGGCATCTGCAGCAGGGGGCCCGCGACGTGTCGGGAATCGTGATTCCGGTTACGTGCGTCGGGATGATCCATCCTGATGAGGTAGAGGCAGTGCTGTTTGCGGGAGCCAGTCGGGTGCGCCTGATTGGATGTCCGCCGGACGACTGCTCCAACCGGGAGGGAAATGAGTGGGCCCAGGCCCGATTGACCGGGCAGCGGCGCCCGAAAGCCCATGAGGGACTCGATCTCGATCGGGTCGAATTCGACTGGAGAGCGCCGGGGAATTCCCCGACGGTCAATGCTCCGGTGAGGTTCCGGGAGGTGGTTCCACCGCCACATTGGAAGCGGCTTCTACCCGTTTCGATGATGATCGGATTGTTGGTCGTCGGACAACTTATGCTGACATTCGTTCGGGTGGATGCGTTCGGTGACGACTCGGCGGTCGTAGAAGTCTCGATGAAACACCGCGTCGGAGCGGCGATCGAAGGAAGTCCGGCCCCTGCGGGAGCGTTCGGAGGAAGCGGCACTCGACTGGAAGTACTCATCGATGGAGCGGTCGCATTGGATCGTTCGTACGGTGGATCGGCCGTGACGGTCTTCGAGCAGGTTGAAGTGACCCCCGGATGGCACGAAGTGCTTGTTGTGGTCGACGACGGCGGTCTACGACAGATGCTCGTGTTCGAAGAGTCACGAATCATCGAAGAGCGGGAGATCATCTCGATCACCGTCTCCGACGCGTTGGGTGATGCCGATCCGGAGCGAGGCGAGGACCTCTTCAGGGCCGCCGCCATCCGTGGAGGCGCCGGGTGCAGGGTCTGCCATTCAGTCCGGGAGGGCGACGACGGGGTTGGGCCTTCTCTGGCCGGCGTCGGTGCCCGCGCCGGAGATCGTGTTCCGGGTGTTCCCGCTGAGGAGTATCTTCGGCAGTCGATCCTGCAACCTGATCAGTACATAGTTGAAGGGTTTCCATCCGGGCAGATGCGCGCTGATGCCGGTGAGGATTTGACCGATATTGAACTGGCTGATCTGGTTGCGTATCTTCTTACTCTGAGGTGA
- a CDS encoding c-type cytochrome codes for MKRIGLMVGLVILIAACGSADEPELLGEELFTSIVVGGKAGCSACHSTAPSADGVGPSLAGIGSVAGTRVAGMAAGDYLRESITDPDSHLVGGYASGVMPKGWDLSDAQIDSLVEYLLGL; via the coding sequence ATGAAACGCATTGGATTGATGGTTGGCCTGGTAATTCTGATTGCGGCGTGCGGGTCCGCCGACGAACCCGAGCTGCTTGGTGAAGAGCTCTTCACTTCGATCGTCGTCGGCGGTAAGGCCGGATGCTCGGCGTGTCACTCGACCGCACCGAGTGCGGACGGCGTCGGCCCGTCTCTGGCCGGGATCGGCTCTGTTGCCGGTACGCGGGTGGCCGGTATGGCGGCCGGGGACTACCTGCGGGAGTCGATCACTGATCCGGATTCTCATCTGGTCGGCGGCTACGCCAGCGGTGTGATGCCAAAGGGCTGGGACCTGAGCGATGCTCAGATCGACTCCCTGGTTGAGTATCTGCTCGGTCTCTAG
- a CDS encoding SCO family protein, whose amino-acid sequence MVDMTTVTPQPIQEPRLTQRGRRWFIGIAVLAALVVGSVFAFVTFQPIQVLPRVRLAPGFSLVDSQGRAMTSEDMRGQFVLYTFSYSSCVTCDSTDQTMKEVQEGLASADLRGFDVALVTISVDPLDTPESMASYAESVGADPEVWAFATVEDPRFLADVVAGGFSTYFSLNDDGTITLDRRFVLVDGAGIIRNEYKYETQTSDTDRILRHLGVLAEEEANSNGPAGLAYEAAHLFLCYAP is encoded by the coding sequence ATGGTCGACATGACGACGGTCACGCCTCAACCGATCCAGGAACCCCGGCTAACCCAGCGAGGGAGACGTTGGTTCATCGGTATTGCCGTGCTTGCCGCGTTGGTGGTGGGCTCGGTGTTCGCCTTCGTCACCTTTCAGCCGATCCAGGTCCTCCCCAGAGTGCGTCTGGCTCCCGGCTTCAGCCTCGTCGATTCACAGGGTCGGGCCATGACGAGTGAGGATATGCGGGGCCAGTTCGTTCTCTACACGTTCAGTTACTCGTCGTGTGTGACCTGTGACTCCACCGACCAGACGATGAAAGAGGTTCAAGAAGGTCTGGCATCCGCCGACCTGCGTGGCTTCGATGTTGCTCTCGTCACCATCTCGGTGGACCCGCTGGACACTCCGGAAAGCATGGCCTCGTACGCGGAGTCGGTCGGTGCAGACCCTGAGGTGTGGGCGTTTGCCACTGTCGAGGACCCTCGGTTCCTGGCCGATGTCGTTGCCGGAGGGTTCAGCACCTATTTCAGCCTCAACGACGACGGGACTATCACTCTTGATCGGCGTTTCGTGCTCGTCGACGGTGCCGGGATCATTCGCAACGAGTACAAGTACGAGACGCAGACCTCCGACACCGATCGCATTCTCCGCCACCTAGGCGTGCTGGCGGAAGAGGAGGCCAACAGCAACGGTCCGGCCGGCTTGGCCTACGAAGCAGCCCATCTGTTCCTTTGCTACGCACCATGA
- a CDS encoding SCO family protein → MTDTFAPEAEQPPSRRWLGLFLLLVPLLIAGLVFWWGFNRSQPHQFSGSVIQGLSAAPDFTLSSDRGPVSLSDYAGKVVMIYFGYTFCPDVCPTTLADAAAAVDSLSEDDAEDVQLIFVTIDPARDTADRIGEYVRHFDDRFVGLTGTEEEIGSVATLYGIYYRAGEGSEATGYLMEHTATLLVIDQAGNLKIVIPFGVEADAIASDLEYMLR, encoded by the coding sequence ATGACCGACACATTTGCACCCGAAGCTGAACAGCCGCCGTCGCGGCGCTGGCTTGGTTTGTTCCTTCTGCTGGTCCCTTTGCTGATCGCCGGTCTGGTCTTCTGGTGGGGTTTCAACCGTTCTCAACCACATCAATTCAGCGGGTCCGTGATTCAGGGATTGTCCGCCGCGCCGGACTTCACGCTTTCCTCGGATCGCGGTCCGGTGTCTCTCAGTGACTACGCGGGAAAAGTCGTCATGATCTACTTCGGCTACACGTTCTGTCCCGATGTCTGTCCGACAACATTGGCGGATGCTGCCGCCGCCGTCGACAGCCTCAGCGAGGATGATGCGGAAGATGTCCAGCTCATCTTCGTGACGATCGACCCGGCCAGGGATACGGCCGATCGGATCGGGGAGTACGTTCGCCACTTCGACGATCGATTCGTTGGCTTGACCGGCACCGAAGAAGAAATCGGATCGGTGGCCACCCTCTATGGAATCTATTACCGGGCAGGAGAAGGCTCAGAAGCCACAGGCTATCTGATGGAGCACACGGCGACGCTCCTGGTCATCGATCAGGCCGGTAATCTCAAAATCGTTATCCCATTTGGCGTCGAGGCGGACGCAATCGCGTCGGATCTCGAATACATGCTGCGATAA
- a CDS encoding copper chaperone PCu(A)C: MRSTWVWSMAVLALLAAACGSGADIEVADVWGRPSPSVATNGAFYMVITNNTEVADHLVAASSPACAAAELHESMMNDGVMGMAQVGPAGIEIPANGQTTLEVGGLHVMCIDKQAEFVAGERFDVTLEFENAGTVEVQAEIKES, translated from the coding sequence ATGAGAAGCACATGGGTCTGGTCGATGGCTGTGCTTGCTTTGCTCGCCGCCGCTTGCGGTAGCGGAGCCGACATTGAGGTTGCCGATGTCTGGGGGAGACCGTCACCCTCCGTCGCCACAAACGGTGCGTTCTACATGGTGATCACCAACAACACCGAGGTCGCCGACCACCTGGTGGCCGCCTCGTCTCCGGCGTGTGCAGCGGCGGAACTGCACGAGTCGATGATGAACGACGGTGTGATGGGCATGGCTCAGGTCGGCCCGGCGGGGATCGAGATCCCCGCCAACGGCCAGACGACACTCGAGGTCGGTGGCCTTCACGTCATGTGCATCGACAAGCAAGCGGAATTTGTTGCTGGAGAGAGATTCGACGTGACCCTCGAGTTCGAGAACGCCGGCACGGTCGAAGTCCAAGCTGAGATAAAGGAAAGCTGA
- a CDS encoding arsenate reductase ArsC: MLVKPEVLFVCVHNAGRSQMAAAFLRHYGGDRVVVRSAGSMPASEVNDVAVTAMGELGIDLIGAVPRKLSNAAVEASDVVITMGCGDACPIYPGKRYLDWELEDPAGKSVEEIRPIRDEISRRVKLLLDELL, from the coding sequence ATGTTGGTAAAACCCGAAGTTCTGTTCGTCTGCGTTCACAACGCCGGGCGTAGCCAGATGGCGGCCGCTTTCCTACGTCACTACGGAGGCGATCGGGTAGTTGTCCGCTCGGCCGGATCGATGCCGGCATCGGAAGTGAATGATGTGGCGGTCACCGCGATGGGTGAACTCGGGATCGACCTTATCGGTGCCGTCCCCCGGAAGCTGAGCAATGCGGCGGTCGAGGCCTCGGACGTGGTCATCACGATGGGCTGCGGAGACGCCTGCCCGATCTACCCGGGCAAGCGCTATCTCGACTGGGAACTCGAGGACCCTGCCGGGAAATCGGTTGAGGAGATCCGTCCAATTCGGGATGAGATCAGTCGCCGGGTGAAGCTGTTGCTGGACGAGCTGCTGTAG
- a CDS encoding substrate-binding domain-containing protein: protein MFKKLSTLVALIATLAVVAAACGDSTADTTATPTDQPTTTTLGGTATSSGDGILPMVDPLDVTGDIAAAGSSTVFPLVEAMAARFENEGYSGQITIDSIGSGAGFERFCVEGESDISNASRPIKDEEVAACRAIDRDPIEIRLGTDALAVTVSPGNTFATDITLEELAVLFSTAVTWQDVRADWPANPVARFIPGTDSGTFDYFVEEVFDEEPGPILAAADTQKSEDDNVLVQGITADGCDAADVSTTCAVGFFGYAYYAENRGVLNVLAVEGVEATAEAVDAGEYPLARPLFMYTTASIIAEKPQVGAFLNFVLTYVDEEIGEVGYFPAPAEDLDAARSALAGALGE from the coding sequence ATGTTCAAGAAGCTCAGTACCCTGGTCGCGTTGATCGCGACATTGGCAGTTGTTGCGGCAGCGTGTGGTGACTCGACGGCGGATACCACCGCAACCCCTACCGACCAGCCCACCACTACCACGCTCGGGGGGACGGCGACTTCATCGGGTGATGGCATTCTGCCGATGGTTGATCCGTTGGACGTGACGGGTGACATCGCGGCGGCCGGCTCGTCGACGGTGTTCCCGCTGGTCGAGGCCATGGCCGCCCGGTTCGAGAACGAAGGGTATTCGGGTCAGATCACGATCGACAGTATCGGTTCGGGCGCCGGCTTCGAGCGGTTCTGTGTTGAGGGCGAATCGGACATTTCGAATGCGTCCCGCCCCATCAAGGATGAAGAGGTTGCCGCGTGTCGGGCGATCGATCGGGATCCGATCGAGATTCGGCTTGGGACGGACGCGTTGGCGGTGACGGTATCGCCGGGCAACACGTTTGCAACCGACATCACACTCGAGGAGCTGGCGGTGCTGTTCTCGACGGCGGTGACCTGGCAGGACGTGCGGGCGGATTGGCCGGCCAATCCGGTTGCCAGGTTCATTCCCGGTACCGACTCGGGGACGTTCGACTACTTCGTTGAGGAGGTCTTCGACGAGGAGCCGGGTCCGATCCTGGCTGCTGCCGACACGCAGAAGTCCGAAGATGACAATGTGTTGGTGCAGGGCATCACCGCGGACGGTTGTGATGCTGCCGATGTATCGACCACCTGCGCGGTCGGGTTCTTCGGATACGCCTACTACGCAGAGAACCGGGGTGTGCTGAACGTGCTGGCAGTCGAGGGCGTTGAGGCAACAGCAGAGGCGGTCGATGCAGGTGAGTATCCCCTGGCGCGCCCGCTGTTCATGTACACGACCGCTTCGATCATCGCGGAAAAACCCCAGGTTGGAGCGTTCCTCAATTTCGTGCTGACCTACGTGGATGAGGAGATCGGCGAGGTCGGTTACTTCCCCGCCCCGGCAGAAGATCTCGATGCTGCCAGGTCTGCCCTAGCTGGGGCACTCGGAGAGTAG
- the pstC gene encoding phosphate ABC transporter permease subunit PstC has translation MDLTRRSRPIEAAIQGSLFLAGMISILTTIGIVVVLGREALLFFQTKEVTLGEFFSSTTWEPQILEFGIWPLVRSTLMVSLIAILVAVPLGLAAAIYLSEYASDRARGLLKPVLEVLAGIPTVVYGYFALTFVTPILRSLLGVSLVEIFNVASAGIVVGILIIPLVSSMSEDALHAVPLSLREAAHGLGATKLEVSLRVVLPAALSGITAAVVVSVSRAIGETMVVAIAAGAAPRNWNLGKDGLFSTVLNPFISGETMTGHIVRISGGDLSYNSIDYNSVFAIGLMLFLMTLSLNMLSRRFVARFREVYE, from the coding sequence ATCGACCTGACCAGGCGGTCGCGCCCGATCGAGGCCGCCATACAGGGGTCCTTGTTTCTCGCCGGCATGATTTCGATCCTGACCACGATCGGGATCGTCGTTGTCCTGGGCCGCGAAGCCCTGCTGTTCTTTCAGACGAAAGAAGTGACGCTCGGTGAGTTCTTCAGTTCGACGACCTGGGAGCCACAGATTCTCGAGTTCGGGATCTGGCCGCTTGTTCGGTCAACGCTCATGGTCAGCCTCATCGCGATTCTGGTGGCGGTACCGCTTGGCCTGGCTGCGGCCATCTACCTAAGCGAATACGCCTCGGATCGTGCCCGCGGCCTGCTGAAGCCCGTACTTGAGGTGCTGGCCGGCATCCCGACCGTCGTCTACGGCTATTTTGCTCTCACGTTCGTGACTCCCATTCTGCGATCGCTCCTCGGCGTTTCGCTGGTCGAAATCTTCAATGTGGCGTCTGCCGGGATCGTGGTGGGAATTCTGATCATTCCACTCGTCAGCTCGATGAGCGAGGACGCTCTCCACGCAGTGCCCCTCTCCTTGCGCGAGGCAGCCCATGGTCTCGGTGCCACCAAACTCGAGGTGTCCCTGCGGGTGGTGCTTCCCGCCGCCCTCTCCGGCATCACAGCCGCAGTTGTGGTCTCGGTGTCGAGGGCAATCGGCGAAACGATGGTGGTAGCGATAGCGGCAGGTGCCGCGCCGCGCAATTGGAATCTCGGCAAGGACGGTCTGTTCAGCACGGTGCTCAATCCGTTCATCTCAGGCGAGACGATGACCGGACACATCGTCCGGATCTCGGGAGGCGACCTCAGCTACAACTCCATCGACTACAACAGCGTGTTCGCCATCGGCCTCATGCTGTTCCTGATGACGCTGTCTCTGAACATGCTGAGCCGCCGGTTCGTGGCCAGATTCCGCGAGGTCTACGAATGA